The following is a genomic window from Candidatus Vondammii sp. HM_W22.
CGCTCGTTTTTCTGGCAACATCCATATACATACCTCGCTTCATCCGGCCAGCCACACCAATCGACGCATGTTGTACACTAAATTCATCATACCAATCTTCACACCGACCCTGACTTGCCCGATGCTACGCATTAGTCGATTGGCCTGCTGGGCAAACGCGTACTCAACTTGCAAACCCAAACTCTTGATCGTTTTCGGTTTGCCTCTTGCTCCCGTTCATTCAAGAGGCGTTTGTGTGTCGACTTGCGGTGAATCTGACTGCGGTAATCGCACCCCGGTAAAGCAGACTCCTGCTCTGCACTGCGGCAAGCAGAATCGGCCCAGACACTGCCATTGGTATTGTTCTCATCCAGCAGTTACTCGAAGACCTGGCTACCATGAACTTCAGCTGATGTTACGGCATACTTGCGAATGACCTTGTACTTCCGGTCTATGCGGATATGATTTTTGTACCCACAGTGGGTTTTGCCATGCTTCATGGTCCAGCGGGCGTCAACATCCTTCTGGCGGCGTTTGTTATCACCCCATGTAGGGCTATCCCCGACTTTGATCTACCTATTTTCCTCTCGCGTATTACGTTGCCTGGATATTGGAACGGTAGCGGCATCTACAATCTGCCCCTTGCGAGCACTGAAGCCTGCTGCATCAATCTGGATCAACAGCTCTGAAAAGAGTTTATCAACAAGGCCTGTTCTTTCAGGCGCTCACGATATACTCAAACTGTTTTAGCATCGGGTACCTTACCCTCCGGGCTCAGCCCAGGAAAACGACAAAAGCTATAGCGATCCCGTATTTGTAACTCTGTTTGATCATCGTTCAGATTGGATAAATGCTGCAGGACCAACACTTTGAACATCAGTACCGCATCGTAAAGGTGGGCGCCACCTTTACTGGGATCACTGTTTTTATAAACTGAGCCCAACAATACCCGGAAAACCTCCTAGTCTGCGGTCCTTTCCAGCTTTGGCAGCGAGTCTCCCAGCTGCTCAAGGACGTCAAGTCGGTCTTGATGATCAAAAAAACTTGGTTGCATAGTTTTTACCAATGGTTGTTTGAGTTGGTTACTAATTATCGCTGATTTTAGAAGGTTTTTAGAGGCTTTCTATAGACAATCTCCTTCCGGTTGAGCAGCAGGCTCACTGGCACGACTACCGCACCAGACTTTACGATATAGGCATAAGCAATAGCAAAAGAGCCCGAGTTAATGCAGAAAAGGCCAATTCGATCCTTTTTGGTAATCCCTTCTGCTTCCAATGAATGGATGGATGGAGACTGGCTGGTACTCACGACCGATTATCCAGAAATTCTGTAAGTGAAAGAGAAGCAGGATAAAATCTGATGGCGAGAAACGCAATGGAGAAAAAGAGAGTTTCAGCCGAGCCTGTAAAGTTTTCTGTGTAATAGCCAGAGTTAAATATATACCGCTAAGCGCTCTTCGAACTCAATCATAAATCTACCTGATTACCCATAAACTTCAGCCATCCTCAGGAGACGATAAGGCATCGGTGTACGTAACGCGACGCAGAGCAATCGTTCAATCATAGCCGGAAGATTAAACCGGCGATTAAAGCGATATTTAAACTCGGCGAGATAACGAGGTACGTGTTTTTTACGAATAGCATGAAAGGTTCCCTGCAAAGCATTCTTGATATTACCAGGCATGGTATTCAGCCATTTAAAGGTGGAGAGCTGGGTATACTTTCGCCCACCGCCAGTGACGATAGGCATATGATCACATCCAGCATCTGTAACTGCTCTGAAGCAGTAGAGCCCATCAGAAAAAACTGTGCTGCCAGCACACAGACTGGATCTGGCATATCGAGCGATCTCCGCACTCTGAAAACCGCGGAGCCGACGCAGTTGATCTTCATTGGCCTGCCGTCCTGCGTCGTCTCAACAGCTGCCACGAAAGGGATTTTATTACGAGACCCTGCCCACGCTTTCCCGGTTTCTCACCACCAATATAAGCATCATCCATCTCGATGCGACCAGCCAGTTTTTTTTGACTCTGACGTTCCATCATCACCTGCATCAGTTTGTGCTTGAGCTTCCAGGCTGTATTGTAGTTCACACCAATTTCACGGGACAGTTGCAAGGTAGAAGTACTCTTTTTACGCTGAGTCAACAAGTAGATGGCTAGAAACCACTTCTTCAACGGCCGCTTGGTGCCGTGAAAGATGGTGCCAGCAGTCAGGGAGCTTTGGTGGTGGCATTTGTGGCACTGATATATCTTACGGCTTTTGAGTTCACAACCTGTTGTGTTGCCACACTCAGGACATATATATCCGGTAGGCCAACGCAGTTGGTACAATGCTTGTTGACATTGCTCTTCAGAACCATATTTTTCAATAAATTCGTGTAAACTAGGACCTTTTTGAAACTGCACTGTATTTTTCGGCATGATAGAAAATTCAGTGGCTTCTATTATGCAATGACCACTGGCTCAATAGCTGAGACTAGTAGGTAATCAGGTAACATTATTAGGAGCAACTCAACATGGATCTTCGCAGGATTATTCTAGCTACTCTGCTGGTAGCCGTCATTGCCGTTTTCTTTATTTTTGATCTCGGTTCCTATCTGACACTGGAAAATCTGAAAGCCCAGCAGGTGGAACTGGGAGCATGGCGGGCTGAAAATCCTTGGCAGAGCGCACTGATCGTCTATGTTGTCTATGTTGTCTATGTTGTCTATGTTGTCTATGTTGTCTATGTTGTCTATGTTGTCTATGTTGTCTATGTTGCAGTGACGGCGCTATTGCTCCCCGGTGCAGCCATCATGACGCTTGCGATTGGAGCCATATTCGGCTTGGTATCCGGTGTCATACCAGTCTCCTTCACTTCGACAATAGGTGCAACTCTGGCCTTTCTTATGGCTCGGTTTTTGTTGCGCGATTTGGTACAATCCGGTTTGGCGACAAGTTGAAAGCGCTTAATGCAGGCATAGAGAAAGATGGCGCATTTTATCTCTTTGGTCTGCGTCTAGTACCACTGTTCCCCTTTTTCGTGATCAATCTGGCTATGGGGCTTGCTACTCTGCGCACCTGGACATTTGCCTGGGTCAGCCAGATTGGAATGTTGATAGGTACCGCTGTCTTTATCAATGCGGGCACGCAACTCGCAAAAATTGATTCTCTCTCGGGGATTTTGTCTCCAGGCCTGATTCTCTCTTTTGTCTTATTGGGAATATTTCCACTGCTCGCCAAGAAACTGTTGGCTGTTATCAAGGCACGAAAAGTGCCTGCCAATTACCCAAAACCACCGAGTTTTGATCGCAATCTGATCGTGATTGGTGCAGGTTCAGGAGGGTTGCTTTCTGCACTTATTGCTGCAGCGGTAAAAGCCAAGGTGACGCTGATCGAAAAACATAAAATGGGCGGCGATTGTCTGAATACCGGTTGCGTCCCCTCTAAAGCGCTGATCCGCTCAGCCCGCTATCTAGCCCAGACCCACTAGAGCTGAAGAGTTCGGTTTCAAGTCTGCAAGTGCGGAGTTTGACTTTGCCGACGTCATGGAGCGGGTTCAAAATGTAGTGAAAAAAGTCGAGCCACATGACTCGGTTGAACGCTTTACTGGCCTGGGCGTTGATGTGATTCAGGGTGAAGCAAGGATCACTTCGCCCTACACCGTAGAGGTGAATGGCCGGAAACTCACCACCCGAAACATCATCGTGTCTACCGGGGCCCGGCCATTTGTTCCACCAATCCCCGGGATCGATCAGATTGACTATCTCACTTCCGAGAATCTTTGGGAGTTGCGTGAACTGCCGAAGAGGCTGGTGGTTCTTGGCGGTGGCCCCATTGGTTGTGAACTGGCGCAGTGCTTTGCCCGCTTTGGTTCAGAGGTGACCATTGTAGAGATGGCGCCACGATTGATGATACGGGAAGATGATGATGTTGTTGCACTGGTCACCGAACGGTTCTGCGATGAGGGGATCGATGTCTTTACCAACCACATGGCCAAAGAGTTCAAAGTGGAGGGTAGTAGTAAGTTCCTGATTGCCGAGCATGATGGCGAATCGGTCACGGTTGAATTTGATCAGTTGCTGGTTGCCGTGGGTCGTGCAGCCAATACCAGCGGCTTTGGGCTGGAAGAGTTGGGCGTGCGAATTAATGATCGCCGCACCGTTGAAGCCAATGAATTTCTCCAGACCAATTTCCCGAATATCTATGTCTGTGGTGATGTTACCGGTCCATAATCAGTTTACTCACACTGCCGCACATCAGGCTTGGTATGCCTCGGTCAATGCGCTGTTCGGTATGTTCCGGAAATTTAAGGTGGATTACTCGGTTATCCCCTTTGCAACGTTTACTGACCCGGAGGTGGCGCGAGTTGGATGCCATGGCTCAGGGTGTTCCTTACGAGGCCACAGTCTATGGGCTGGATGATCTTGACCGGGCTATAGTCGATGGCGAAAACTACGGTTTTGTAAAAGTGCTGACAGTACCGGGAAAAGACAAAATCCTGGGAGCCACCATCGTCGGTGAGCATGCTGGCGACCTGATTGCCGAGTTTATCTCTGCCATGCGGCACGGCCTTGGGCTGAGTAAAATCCTCGGTACCATCCATATCTATCCGACATGGACCGAAGGCAATAAGTTTGCGGCCGGTAACTGGAAAAGGGTTCATGCGCCGGAGAAGTTATTGCAGTGGGTAGAGAAATTTCACACCTGGCGCCGAGAAGAATAAGTTGTTGCTGGGTTAAGTGGGTATTCAATAAATAGATGTGGTTGAGGGCATGGGGTACTAATGAGTGGGTGGATTCAACTCCAAAGTGCATCATCTGGATGACTAAAAAGAGATGATCTGAATGCTTGGTAAAATGAGGTTGCGAAATCTTATTTACACAGGAGGAGCACAAATCATCTCTTATCGTTATTTTAGTGCAAAAGAATGCCATATGCTTATGCATCTTTTATATTGGCGTTTAAATTATCGAGATATTGGTCCTCGTCTGGGTCGTCATCACACCTCCATCTCACGTGAAGCGAAACGCAATGGCCGACTCATAGCCTGTTATCGGAATGAGTTTGCACAGAAACGTGCGATGGCTTGATGCAAGAAACCGAGGCACACTCGCAGGCGATCATATAAAAGACTCCTGCATTATTATGTCACCGAGCGGTCACGCGAGGATTGGTCACCGGAAACAATGGCCGGACACCTCAAGCTGGACCACCCTCGAAGTGCATGTCTACGGATTAGCCCAGAAGGTATCTATCGATGGGCATACGAGGATACTGCTCAAGGCGGTTCTCCACTAAAGCGGCACAAAAAGCGTTCGAAGACAGCAGCAATACGGGACCAGATATGTCAGCATTCATGATCGTCCTTTAAGTATTGGCAACCGTTGTCGCTTTGGCCACTGGAAAGGTGATAGTGCTGAGGGGGCTCATGTGGCATCGTCACCCATATAGAAAGAAAGAGCCGTGTACTGGTTGCTGCTAAACTGAGCGACAAATCGGTAGATGCTTTTTAGAGACTGTTCAGAATTTTGTGTCAACGTAAAAGCACTCAATCCATACCATCACAGATCAAGTGCGCGATCAAGCCTGCCTTCGAAGAAGACAGCCAGTTGAGACAAGATCAGGTTCCAGTTGTGAATGGGCATCGTCCATTTCTTACTGGCGTTCTGAATGCCAAGGTATAATAATTTGAGCAGGCTGTTGTCATTCGGAAAACCGGAGACTATCCTGAATTCTGTGTAACTGTCTATCATTAAACCCAAACAAGGGAGAGAATAGGCAGATGATCGACAAGAAAGAGCTCCAGGCGATAGCCCAGGCGGCCGCTAAAAACATCAAAACTGAAGAAGATCACAACGAGTTTCGGCAAATGCTGACCAGGACCACAGTCGAGACAGCACTCAATGCTGAACTGGCTGATCATCTTGGCTTTGCCAAGCATCAACAATCCGAAGCGAGTAATAGCCGCAACGGCACGACCAGCAAGACCTTGCAAACGGAAGATGGCCAGTTTGAACTAGATACCCCGCGAGATAGAGCGGGCAGCTTTGAACCTCAGCTAGTTAGTCGACCCTGAAATATTCATAACGTAATGATTTATGTAAAATAAGCGTCTAAATTTGATAAAATAAACGTCCGTGAAAGGGGTAAAAGCAGAGAAAAACTGGACGAAATAGAGGTGGATAATTCAGCAAACCCAAGACAGCCAATCCCAACCAGCAAAGTTTCCTGCACCAGAACTTACTGGATCAGCTGAACCCCAAGCATCCACTTTTGCTACTGGCCAGACAGATAGACTGGTCATATTTTGATGCTGAATTTGCCCCGCTTTATTCTCATCTTGGAAAGCCCTCAAAACCCATCCGCCTAATGGTGGGTCTCTCGATACTCAAGCATCTGGAAGACCTCAGTGACGAGGTTCTGATTCAACGCTGGATACAAAATCCCTACTACCAGAGTTTTACGGGTGAGATC
Proteins encoded in this region:
- a CDS encoding helix-turn-helix domain-containing protein produces the protein MRLRNLIYTGGAQIISYRYFSAKECHMLMHLLYWRLNYRDIGPRLGRHHTSISREAKRNGRLIACYRNEFAQKRAMA